A window of Rhizobium acidisoli contains these coding sequences:
- a CDS encoding glycerophosphodiester phosphodiesterase, translating into MTNAAWIRDVPVAHRGYHDLNKLVWENTLSAFSRAVEAGFAIECDLHYASDGVPVVFHDEDLQRLCNLPGDIRERTSRELGLIAVGGTGDKVPTLRQLLDLVQGKVPLVLELKGREADDEGFAEAVLEVLQDYQGKVALMSFDHWLLRDLKALDAPYPLGLTANGNTPEEFATHAKAMEIGLDFISYYYDDLPNAFISGEREKGIPVITWTVRDEEARRRTFANADQMTFEGFDPRVAV; encoded by the coding sequence ATGACCAATGCGGCCTGGATCCGGGACGTGCCGGTCGCCCATCGCGGCTATCACGACCTCAATAAACTCGTCTGGGAAAACACGCTTTCGGCCTTTTCGCGTGCCGTCGAAGCGGGCTTTGCGATCGAATGCGACCTGCATTACGCCTCCGACGGCGTGCCGGTCGTCTTTCACGACGAGGACCTGCAGCGGCTCTGCAATCTTCCGGGCGACATCCGCGAGCGCACCTCCCGTGAGCTCGGACTGATCGCCGTCGGCGGCACCGGAGACAAGGTGCCGACGCTCCGCCAGCTTCTCGATCTCGTCCAGGGCAAGGTGCCGCTGGTGCTGGAGCTGAAGGGCCGCGAGGCCGATGACGAGGGATTTGCAGAAGCCGTGCTAGAGGTGCTTCAGGATTACCAGGGCAAGGTGGCGCTGATGAGCTTCGACCACTGGCTGCTGCGCGATCTGAAGGCGCTTGACGCACCCTACCCGCTTGGTCTTACCGCCAACGGCAACACGCCGGAGGAGTTTGCGACGCATGCGAAGGCGATGGAGATTGGTCTCGATTTCATCTCCTATTATTATGACGACCTGCCGAACGCCTTCATCTCAGGCGAACGTGAAAAGGGCATCCCCGTCATAACCTGGACGGTGCGCGACGAAGAAGCGCGCCGGCGCACCTTCGCCAACGCGGACCAGATGACCTTCGAAGGCTTCGACCCGCGTGTGGCGGTTTGA
- a CDS encoding RidA family protein — translation MSDEIAKRLTEMGITLPEAAAPAANYVPYVISGNLLYISGQLPLEGGKIAVSGHLGKTVDVASGQRGAELCAINILAQAKAALGGDLGRIRRVIKLNGFVASAPDFVEQHLVINGASNLIAGVLGEAGKHARAAVGMAALPLNAAVEIDAIMEIAE, via the coding sequence ATGTCGGATGAAATTGCAAAGCGCCTGACTGAGATGGGGATAACCCTGCCCGAAGCCGCAGCGCCTGCTGCAAATTACGTTCCTTACGTCATCAGCGGCAATCTTCTCTACATCTCCGGCCAGCTGCCGCTCGAAGGCGGCAAGATCGCCGTCTCCGGCCATCTCGGCAAGACCGTCGACGTTGCGAGCGGCCAGCGCGGCGCCGAACTCTGCGCCATCAACATCCTTGCCCAGGCGAAGGCGGCGCTTGGCGGCGATCTCGGCCGCATCCGGCGCGTCATCAAACTGAACGGCTTCGTCGCCTCGGCGCCCGACTTCGTCGAGCAGCATCTCGTCATCAACGGCGCTTCGAACCTGATTGCCGGCGTGCTCGGCGAGGCCGGCAAACATGCGCGTGCCGCCGTCGGCATGGCCGCCCTGCCGCTGAACGCCGCCGTCGAGATCGATGCTATCATGGAAATCGCGGAATGA
- a CDS encoding cell envelope integrity EipB family protein: MFRSGLVALLLASVSANAWAAAPAVSAAIATGLVAHRAVYDLELKDASDRSGIAGMYGRMVYEFDGSYCQGFTTNFRFVTQIDTGDSVRVSDQQTKTFENLKDGKFTFDTKSFTDQQLDKEVNGAAQDQPDGVKVDLKQPSSRELQLAESRFPTEHMLDVIQNAKDGKRFFEARVFDGSDDGDKSLVTTTIVGKQETPVAEEADSGNAGAFSKTAFWPVTIAYFNENAKSDALPVYRMSFKLYENGITRDLTMDYGDFVLTGKLAKLELLDRKAEVCK, encoded by the coding sequence ATGTTCCGATCAGGTCTTGTCGCTCTGCTTCTCGCCAGCGTTTCCGCCAATGCATGGGCGGCTGCGCCCGCGGTAAGCGCTGCGATCGCGACCGGCCTCGTCGCACATCGCGCGGTCTACGATCTGGAACTGAAGGACGCCTCGGACCGCTCCGGCATTGCCGGCATGTACGGTCGCATGGTCTATGAGTTCGACGGCAGCTATTGCCAGGGCTTCACCACCAACTTCCGCTTCGTGACGCAGATCGACACCGGCGACAGCGTCCGCGTCAGCGACCAGCAGACGAAGACCTTCGAGAATCTCAAGGACGGCAAGTTCACCTTCGACACCAAATCCTTTACCGACCAACAGCTCGACAAGGAGGTCAACGGTGCGGCTCAGGATCAGCCGGATGGCGTCAAGGTCGATCTCAAGCAGCCGTCGAGCCGCGAACTGCAGCTTGCCGAAAGCCGGTTCCCAACCGAACATATGCTCGACGTGATCCAGAACGCCAAGGACGGCAAGCGCTTCTTCGAGGCCCGCGTCTTCGACGGCTCGGATGACGGCGACAAGTCGCTGGTGACGACGACGATCGTCGGCAAACAGGAGACGCCGGTTGCCGAGGAGGCTGATTCCGGCAATGCCGGCGCTTTCTCCAAGACAGCCTTCTGGCCGGTGACGATCGCCTATTTCAACGAGAATGCAAAATCCGACGCTCTGCCGGTCTATCGTATGTCGTTCAAGCTCTATGAGAACGGCATCACCCGCGACCTGACGATGGATTACGGCGATTTCGTTCTGACCGGCAAGCTCGCAAAGCTCGAGCTGCTCGACCGCAAGGCCGAGGTTTGCAAGTAA